TTTCATCACGCGGCTCTCAAGTTCAACTacattttactctttattttttgtaattttacattAACATCTATATTACTATTTGTTGTTTTTACCTAAGAATCTTTGGCTTattagataaaataataaaaatattgtttagtaGTAAGTACAGTGGTGCTCGAATTTTATTcccttttaaattatgttttgatCTAAAATATCTTTAGATTTTCACAGtcctaaaaagatttgttctaACAGATAAAGACACCCCAATTAAAAAGAGTAGacacaaatattacagtatttttttgttgAGAAAAAGTAACCAGTAACATACTGCAAACATACATTTTCTTTAGTAGAAAGACATCTAAAGAAGTCCGCAGTTGATTTAATCTGAGACTGTGTTTATGTAGAGACTGATTTGTTTATGATAATTTTTGATGCTGTGAAGGGCATTTTTCCTCATAACTGATTTTACTATCAAACACAATAGGCcattttcatgtgtgtgtgtgtgtgtgtgtgtttcaggtgtcTGCTTGTTCAGTGGTGCAGCTGTTTATGGCGACTGCGGCTTGTAAAGGTCAAAAGTCAGAATGGAAATATCACAGTTGTGGAGTTGTGTGTTTGGTGCAGGACAGAAAATTACATTCATCCTTTATACGAGTCTTCTGTGTCAaggttatacacacacacacacacacacacacacacacacaagcaagaaCACAAACTAGTCCTCTTCAGACTGATTATGCATATCAGCATATCAGACTGATTATGTGTAATGTGACCATATGTGGCTACGAAatacaatcattttaaactttatagccaaaagtttgtggacccATCTCTTAATTATTAATTCAGGTGCCTCTACCACACCCACAGGCTCCCCTTAACACTACTATACAGCTTTGGGATAAACTGTAATGTTAATCGTGAGCGAAGCCTTTTTTGTGGGCCAATTCCACATAACATCTAAGGATTTAGAACAGAATCCGAAAAGCTTATATAGGTGTCCACATACTTTACGCTATGTAGTTTAATATGTTACATCACTGATTTGTTGacatttaactgtttttttttatataaattatagatAATTATTCAGTACATGTTATACTGAGTAATATTTCTGTGTTTCTCTAAGCAGAAAGCGAAGCTGCTTTGGGAGCAAGAGCTCTACACTCCGTTCCAGTATTCAGCACCTTGCCCCTTTTTCCACACTTTCCCTGGAGATGTTAGTCTCACTGCACTTTATCCCATTCCATCTTCTTAAGTATAACCATGGATCTGTATGAtaaagatatatttatttatgtctcATAATTAATACCTGCTGCATCTGTAGTATGGTAATTTTCCATGCCGACCTACCTCAATACAATTCTTTATGTACCTTcaataaacacaacagaaaatACACTTATATGCTATCTTAGTGGGCCTAAGCAAGCTGTTTGTCTTTCACTACAGGAATGCCAGACTGGACTGAACTTTACTGATGAAGAGGAAGCTGGCCTTTTCTACAGTGCTGTACAAAACTGCATCAAGAATACTAAAGGTCTGCAGCATCAGTCATATGTAGTAGCAGTcggtaaaaataaaacttttaatgttttaaatgtttaacccACATTATGCTAATTTTCTTATAACAGTGTCACCATGCAATCACAaatatataatgcattaaataatGACAcataaaataagtacagatttgaatttaaaagaatacaaagcttgtcgctgggtcTTTACCTTATATTTAGGTACAATAGGGTACccttcagtgaaagtcttttttgtacCTATGTGTTTTGTACCAGTAAAGCTTCTAAAGATTCTAAactttatcatcaactgaatatgtgttaagaactgatccaaaattgtctggatttcgattgaaaaatgtataattaaaatacatattgtttattagtacagtgatataaAATTCAAAATCTTCTATctgattaaatggtacaaatctgtctTTCCTGCTGTTAGTAAAGGCTTTGTACATCTGACACTGTAAAGACCAATAATAGACCTTTGagagtacaattatgaaaagtgtacctttgagtacaagaaagtacctctgttttttagtgtgcaTGTACAGTATCTACTGACACACTTCTTATGGGACAGTAATGGTCAGCGCTAGTGACTcaagtttgtttttatttatttattttcgccTTAACATGACATAGATCTGATTTTACAGGGCTGTGTGGACATCAGTAAGTCCCTTTCATATATAGTCCTAGATTGAGTACAGTCTTATTGACTTCTTGTGTCATTTTTCAATTTGAACAAACCAACCGATATTGAGTAGTGTTTGTGACAGTGATGGTGTACATAAACACATCAAAGTGCATGTGTTTAGTTTTAGGGACGGAATAATTCACAATTGGCTTGCAATGTGAATGTAACACTGGTAGGCTTTAGTCTGTTAGCAGCAATACCTTTAAATGAAACTTTCTCTAGGTTAGGAGTGAAGGGAGGCCAGTCTGGTAGAATTAGAGTGTGACGGTGTGGTTATAACCCTTGCTAAGGGCACTACCACATAGCTTGAACATTGTATTAAACCTGACAGCATCAGCCTGAATTATTAGGCAGCTGGTGGTATACATGTAGTACTGCACATGCTATACATATTAACATAATAACGTTAACATTAAACTGTAATTATACTGACAGACCATCATATCAAATTGAATCAAGTAATTTTATGTTTCCCATTACATTTCTATTGAACAGCATCTCAACACAACACtattatttgttttgttgaaTATGAAGGTAATATTTGTCAGTAATCTATTTGTAACTGTGTTTTGTAGCACACCCTGTGTTCATGCGCACTCACAGTCTGGATTCTACCTCTGGCTGGCTGCTAAGAGACAAGCTCAACACATGTGCGGCTGAATCTGGACAAGGCAGTCGGTAAGCAGAGTCTTCTCCTGTGCACAATCCAACCCACAGTGCACAGTTCCAAAGTGTACATTCTGTGAATTAAGACTTCTGATTTCTTTAATCTCTAAAGGCTTGATTGGATATTTAGCTCTAATCTCTGATCTGCTTGACTAAGTTACACAATGTTGcataattttgttttattctgcAGCTCCTCATCCCCCAAAACTCCGACCAGTCCTGATTTTAAGGCAAGCACTCCAACAAAGACACCAGAATCCAAATCATTTTCTGTGTCAACTAACCAGTTGTCCAATTATTCGAAGACTCTCCCCAATCTTAAATCTGCATCTGGTTCTCTGGCCCAGAGAAAGGGACCCCTGCCCCCAATCCCTTCTAATGCAACCTCAGCCTCAACAAGCAACCTGGACAAGCTTAATCTGAGTAGCTTTTCCATTCCACTCCCCCCATCTTATCCAGCCCCCAAAATAAATCAAACAGGAGTAAAGAAAAGTGCCAGCTTTGCTCCAGTAAGTAAACAACCAATTTAAACCCGAATGTAACAAAACATTTAGGCAGGTGTTTGTACACATCTGTAcaaaataaagttattaaaattaaagtgcatttctgtatttaattttagGGAGGAAGTTATTCCCCATCTGCCCTGAAGCACCACAAAAGCTTGCATTTTACAGGTGCTTGTTCTTTTCATGCTTTCTCACACAGAAGTGCACACAAAGTCTCACTCTTTATCAGTTTGTCTTTCTTAAAGGGACTTTTTCTGAATTTTGTGTAATTCGATTGTTATGATTTTCTTGCTAATCTGTCAGAAtggtataatataggaatcagaGCCAGTGCAACTTTTGCCAACTCTCAGCACCAACTGTGAACTGCTCTATGAAACAGTGAAAGTGAACACAAGTTTCAAAAATGGCTGCTAATCTAGTGTTAAAATCTCCAACGCTCTGTAGTTCCAAGCCCACTTCTCTAACCGTCATTAGTTCACATGAAGTTACttgcagtataaaaaaaaaatattggaaaaaacatatatttacacatttttagcTTTTACCACAAACACACTGAATCAATGATTGGTGGAGTTTGCTTCGTTAGTAGCAATGAAATAACTGAAATCATGAAATTGTCACATAGCGACATTTGGAAAGAGTAGATTTAACAAAGAGTGCCTTTTTTTATGCTATGGTTTTAAACATTTACAGTTCTTATTTGCCTCTTTTTAGATGACATGCAAGCAGACACTCA
This DNA window, taken from Astyanax mexicanus isolate ESR-SI-001 chromosome 5, AstMex3_surface, whole genome shotgun sequence, encodes the following:
- the si:dkey-197j19.6 gene encoding uncharacterized protein si:dkey-197j19.6 isoform X1, with translation MSRIFSSLLSTRENGLLFNMLGQDCSVSACSVVQLFMATAACKGQKSEWKYHSCGVVCLVQDRKLHSSFIRVFCVKKAKLLWEQELYTPFQYSAPCPFFHTFPGDECQTGLNFTDEEEAGLFYSAVQNCIKNTKAHPVFMRTHSLDSTSGWLLRDKLNTCAAESGQGSRSSSPKTPTSPDFKASTPTKTPESKSFSVSTNQLSNYSKTLPNLKSASGSLAQRKGPLPPIPSNATSASTSNLDKLNLSSFSIPLPPSYPAPKINQTGVKKSASFAPGGSYSPSALKHHKSLHFTDDMQADTHFEDDE